TAAACTCCTGGGCAACCACAATCGCGGGAAAGTAATGGCCGCCTGTACCGATGCCCGAAATCACCACCCTCATCACAACTCCCTCTTTTTGGAAACCTGCAGGATGATACCCATGGCGAAAAGATTTGCTGCAAGCGACCATCCGCCGAAAGATATGAACGGTAAAGGAACACCCGTAGGCGGCAGAAGCCCGATACTGACACCGACGTGGACAAGAAAGATGATGAAGATTGATGTATTCAAACCGGTAACGAGCAATTTCGCAAAATCATCCGAGACCAAAGAGGCGATCCGCAGACCGCGCATGAAAATCTGCCAGTAAAGTCCAAAGACGACGATACTGCCGACAAACCCGAACTCTTCTGCAATATGGGCGAAGATGAAATCATTATGGATCCGCGGCAGGAAAAGAAATTTCTGCAATCCGGCGCCGGGACCTTTACCCCAGAGCCCTCCTGAGCCGATTGCAATAAGAGACTGCCTCACCTGATATGTCGGGTTATTCAAGAAACTTGTAATCCGATATTGGGCATGAGGAAATACCAGGATAAAAACAATAATCAGCACCAGACTCACCGCCATTGTGGGAAAGAGCAGTTTGAGTTTTGCGCAGCCGTAAACGAGCATGAAGATGAGTACCAGAAAACAGATGACCGCCATAGAGATTGAAGGTTGAACAGCGACGAGGACGATAATGAATAAACAGATGAAGATCGAGGTCAGCATGCCGTTACTCGTATTCGCGGTTTGAGGATGTGAATCGAAAAAATTGGCGAGGAAGAAGATGATCCATATCCTTACGAACTCTGAAACCTGCAAACCGAATGATGATATGACGAGGGAGCGTTTGGCGCCGAACTGAGTGCGACCGGCAAGAAGAGTGAGAAACAGAATGAACACCATAAGAATAAAGAGAGGAAAGATGAGTTTTCTGATGAGTTCATAAGGGAAGAACAATCCGAGGAGAAAGAAGACACTCGCAATCGCCAGACGTTTTAAATGGCCGAGCAGATAATATGTGGAGTCCTCACCCTTTCTCATCGCCCGGTAATACGATGATGAATAAACGAACAACGCCCCTAAGACGACAAGACAGAGTAAACAGAACGCCAGTGTTCGATCAATCCCTGTATGCTGCATCTTTAAACGCTGCTCCTCTCTCTTCAAAATTTCTGAAATAGCCGAAAGAAGCGAACCCCGGATTCAAAAGAATAATATCACCGTTCGCGGCGAACCCGCGGGCCTTTTCAACCGCATCATCCATATCTTCGGCGACTGCGAACCTATCAAATCTTTTCGTTTTAAAATAATCCGCTATACAAGAAGCATTTTCACCTAAAACAATACACGCCTTCGCTTTCTTAACCAGCAGATCAAGATATTTTTCACCTTTATTCCCTTTCTGCCTGCCGCCGACAATGACGATCTTATCACCTTTCACGGCATTGAAAGAAGCGATCGCCGCACTCTCATTCGTACACATGGAATTGTTGATATAACGCACACCATTTATCACTCCGAGTTCTTCCAGTCGATGCGGCAGGGATTTGAATGAGGTGATGCCGTTTCTGATACTTTCATTATCGACTCCCATGATCTTCGCAACGGCAATGGCGGCAAGGGTGTTAAGAAGGTTATGCCTTCCCGGCAGCTCTGAAATCTTCACCGGAAACAATTTCTCACCTTTATAACGGAAATCACCGTTAAAACACACATCCGCCTTCAAATCGCCGCCGAAGAAGATGATCTGCGACCGAATCTCTGTGACCGACTCCTTAATCAGTTGATCATCGAAATTGAGAACCGCATAATCATCAGGTCTCTGCGTTTTGAAGAGCCGAAATTTCGCCTGCTTATATTCTTCAAAACTGCTGTGCCAGTTCAGATGATCAGTCGAGATATTGGTAAGGACTCCGATACCGGCATGGAAATCCCTTATCCGCATAAGCTGAAAAGACGATATCTCCAGAACATACTGTTCAAAGTGCGGAAGGAAAAGAGCCCGTGAAAACGGCATCCCGGGTGCAATGTTGCCGCCGAGGAAGTTTTTTATTCCGGCGGAAGCCAGGATATTGCTTATCAAAGCCGCGGTCGTACTTTTGCCGTTGGTTCCGGTAACCGCAATGACATCAGGTCGGTTCAAATGTTGATATGTAAATTCAATTTCGTCGATAACCGGCAGCCCCCTGTCCGTCAATTCCTTGATGATTCTTTTATTGGGAGGAAATCCAGGAGAAGTAACCACAAGGTCATAATCAAAGTTACCCTCATTATGCGTCTTTATTTTACCTGTCTTCAGCAACCTTCTCGCATCGGTTGAAACCACTTCCAGATTCTCTTCGTAGAGAAACAGTTCATCGCCCTCTTTAAGCAGGTATTCAGCCACTGAAATATTGGCTCGTCCCAGTCCCAGCAACAAAACTCTTTTTTTCATATTCCTTCCTTCATCATCTGATCTTTAAAGTCGAAAGAGCGAACATCAACAGAATAATCCCGACGATCCAGAATCGGACGACGATCTTCGGTTCACACAAACCTTTTAATTCAAAATGATGATGCAAAGGAGCCATCTTGAACAATCTCTTTCCTCCGGTACGGCGGAAATATATTATCTGAAGCAATACGGAAACGGCTTCAATTACAAAGACACCGCCCACAAAGATAAGAAGTATCTCCTGTTTGATCAAAATTGCAGCCGTGCCGATAATCGCGCCCATGCTCAATGCACCGGTATCACCCATAAAGATTTGAGCCGGATGAGAATTAAACCATAAAAATCCGAGACTCGCACCAAGGATTGATGCACAGAAAACAGTTATCTCACCGCCGTTCTTCAAAAAGATGATGTCCAGATACTCGCTGATCCCCATGTGGCCGGCGGCGTACGCCAGGGCACTGTAAGCCAATGCCGCGATTCCGATCAACCCGATCGCCAGACCGTCGAGCCCGTCGGTCAGATTGACGCCGTTGGAAGTGCCGACGATAACGAGTGCGACAAAAATAGGATACAGAATACCCAGATTTATGATATAGTTCTTTACAAAGATCAAATTGGTCTTTGTCGCATATCCTTCCGGCCCGAAAAAGTATAAAAAGACACCCAATGCGATTCCGTAAATAATCTGGAAGACCAGTTTTGTCCGTATCGACAATCCCCTTGGTTTATTCTTATAAATTTTAATATAGTCGTCATATGCGCCCAAACACCCGAACCAGATTGTCGCGGTCAGAAGGATGATGATATTGGGATTGGTCAAATCACAAAAGAGAAGTGTCGAAATCAGAATGGAAAGAAGAATAAGGATTCCTCCCATGGAAGGAGTCCCCTCTTTGCTTTTATGGCTCTCCGGTACTTCATCGCGTATCCGCTGACCGATCGATCTATTCTTCAAAAATGTGATGAATCGCTTACCGAATAGGAGCACGATCAAAATCGCCGTCACCACCGCATATGCACTGCGGAATGTAATATAACCGAACAACCTAAACGGTCCGAAAACGTCTTTCAACGGATATAAAAGCCAGTACAGCATCTATAACTCCCTTAACAATTCAAAGACAATATCTTCAAAATGGAGACCGCGTGAAGCCTTGACAAGAATAAGTTCATCACCTTCCAGATTGTCCACCAGATAACGCACCAGTTTACGTTTATCAGTAAAATGCACCCCCTTGTAATGCCGCGCCTGCTCTCCAAAGGTCAACAGGAGTTCGCAATGTTTTCTTGCATATACGCCGATGTTTTTGTGCAGCAATCGGGAGTCCCTGCCCAATTCCAGCATGTCACCCAGTATAAATATTCTTCTTCTCTCCACGACAGAGGTGAAATCAATCGCCGATTTCATCGATACGGGATTGGCATTATAGGTGTCGTTTATTATCAACAAATCATTACAGTGGATCGGTTCCATCCTTCCCGATTCAGGCTTTATTTCGGCGAGGGCGGCACGTTGAAAATCATATTCAATATTAAAATGTGAAGTCAAACAGACGGCACAAAGACAGTTGTAAACATTTCCGAGCCCGAGAAGATTGGTAAAGAACTCCTTGTTTTTGTAAGTGAAATAAGAACCTTTCTCGGTCAGGGAAATATCGTCCGCCATTTCAAGTGAGAAATTAAAAATATTTTTTCCCTTAACATCCTCAAGCCCCTCACCAAGCAGGGCGAAGCCGCCTTCGGGAAGCGCCTTGACCAATGACAACTTCTCTTCCTTTACTCCATTGATTGAACCGAAACTCTCTAAATGGCCGGGTCCGATGTTTGTGACAACGCCTGAATCAGGCTGAGCGATTTCACACAACCGCTTGATCTCTCCGGGGTTGCTCGTTCCGATCTCCACAATCAGATAGTCTTCGTCGCCGCTGAGTTCGAATATCGTCAGAGGAAGACCGATGAGTGAGTTATAATTCTTCTTCGTCGCCAGAGTATTATATTTTTTCTTGAAGATGGCGCTGATAAGATTTTTGGTGGTCGTCTTCCCGTTTGTGCCGGTAATGGCGATCGTTGTCGGATGGAACAGACTCCGATATTTTCTTGCGAGTTCGCCGAGTGCGAAAAGGGTATCCGAAACCAGAATCTCATCACCAACTTTCTGACTCTTCTCCACCACCACAGCGCTTGCGCCGTTCGACAGCGCCTCCTTCACAAACAGATGTCCGTCGGTATGTTCGCCCTTCAGGGCGAAAAAGAGATCACCCGGTTTGATCTCTTTTGAATTGATGCTCACCCCCCTTATCAACTCCAGGGAACCGTCGCCTGTCTTCCCATGCATCATCTTTGAAATATCTTTAATCATAAACTCTTTAAACATTCCCGAATGACCTCTGCATCGTCAAAAACAATTTTTTTCTCACCGATGATCTGATAGTCTTCATGCCCCTTACCGGCGACGAGTAGAACATCATCATCTTTTTTTATAGAAAGTGCATATCTGATCGCTTCTTTGCGGTCTTCAATGACCTTATAATTATCTTTTTTGATACCTTTTAATATATCGTCGATGATGTCGGATGGTTTTTCACTGCGTGGATTATCAGATGTTACAAAGACATAATCGGCTCTTTCCGATGCAACAGCACCCATCTTCGGACGTTTGTCCCTATCCCGGTCACCGCCGCAGCCGAACACTATAAGAAGTCTTCCCCGACAGTATTTTCTCAAAGCCGTGAGGACATTCCCGACGGCTGACGGCGTATGTGCATAATCGATGAAGATATTGTCCACCACGCGTTCCATCCTGCCTTTCACACCTTTCAACTCTTCAATCCCCCTGATGATTATCTCAGGGTCCTGTTTCAAAGCACAACCGACGGTGAACGCGGCGAGAATATTGTAGGCATTAAATCCACCGATCAAACCGCTCGCCACCGGGTATTTCTTGTCACCGTAAAAAATCTCCATCCGTAGTCCGTCGATGCTCTCTTCTGTCAGAACCGCCCGAATATCCCCTTCTTTCTGCAGTCCGTATCCGATTTTATTGAGCACCGGCAATTCTTCAATTTCTCTGAGTGCAGGATCGTCAATGTTATAAACGGCGTAACCGTTCTCCTTGAGGAGTGAAAATATCCGCATCTTCGCGGCACGATATTCTTCAATTGTACGGTGAAAATCAAGATGGTCCTGAGATAAATTGGTGAAGACCGCGACATCCAGATCAATCTCCTCCATCCTCTTAAGACTGAGGGCGTGCGAACTCACTTCCATGACAACCGCCTCTGCCCCGTCTCTCTCAAAATCGGAAAGCAACTTGAAGATATCAAGACTTTCCGGCGTGGTCCTTTCCGCCTTGATCCTCTTCCGGCTGTTCATATAATAAACAGTACCGATCAGACCGGGTTTTTTACCCGCCTGTTCAAGGATTGAATAGATGAGAAAAGCAGTCGTTGTCTTTCCGTTTGTTCCGGTGATACCGATTTTTTCCACCGCCTCAAAACCGCCGTAGAACCGTCGAGCGAGTTTCGCCATTGCCTCCCTTGAATCTTTGACAACGATCTGGGGAATATCCACAGCCAGCTTCCTTTGGGTGATGAGCGCCACGGCTCCGTTCTTGATTGCATCTTCGATAAAATCGTGCCCGTCGAATTTCTCTCCTTTGACGGCAATGAAAAGGGAACCCGGTGTAACACGTCTTGAATCGAACTCCAGTGACAGAACATCTGTATCTTTCATATTGTGCTCTTCACCTCCGATCACAGAAACCAACCTACTTAGCTGCATATTGGTGAGAATTTATCTGATAGATACTCTGAGCGATTTTTCTGAAAACAGGCGCCGCGATCGTACTCGCCCACAGACCCTTTTTCGGTTCATCGAGCATCACGGCAATGAGATAATCAGGATCATCCGCCGGGAAATAACCGATGAAGGTAGTGATTACCGATGAATTTGAATATCGATTATTGACAACCTTCTGTGCGGTACCGGTCTTTCCTGCAACCCGGACTCCATCGATGGCTGCGCCGGTTCCACTGCCCTCTTCGACGACACTGCAGAGGATGTCGGTAATACGCGCCGCAAGTTCTTTATCCACAACCCGTCTCACCCTGAGAGGTTTGGACCGATACACCGTTCTTTTCTTATCTTTGATTTCACTCACCAGAATGGGTTTATTCAAAACACCTTCATTGGCGATCGTCTGATAGGCAAAGGCGAGTTGAAGAAGATTCACGGTAAGGCCCTGGCCGAAAACAAGTGTGGCGAATTCCACATCATTAATCTTGTCCGCCGCCGGTACTTTACCCTTGGCTTCTCCGGGCAATTCAATACCGGTCACCTGACCTAAACCGAAATCCCTCATCAAGAGGAAAAATTCTTTTCTGTCGAAGTTACGTGAAATCTTGACCATGGCGACATTGCTTGAGTGGGCGACCGCTTCCCTAAAAGTCACCACTCCGTAATTCCTGTAATCATGGATCGTATGTCCATGAATTTTGTATTTACCACCTTCTGTATCAATAACGTAATCTTCTTTAATACCATCAAGCAGTGCATACGTCAGTGTAATTAATTTAAAGGTCGAGCCCGGTTCAAACTCGTCGCATACTGCATGGTTTCTCTTGTCGTTCTTTTTTCCCACATTGACCAGGGCGAGGATCTCTCCTGTATGTGGATCAATAATCACACCTGCCGCGTATTTTGCATCTTCCTTCATCAAGGCTTCTTTCAAGTTCGCATAAAGGATCGCCTGCATCTGAAAATCAATCGTTAAATAAACATCCTGACCGGGAAGCGGGTCTTTTTCAGGATAATTATGGTAAGGAAAGATATCACCCGTGGGGTCTTTTTGATAGATGGCGAAACCGGATCTGCCGCTGAGCACGCTGTTCAACTGCAACTCCAGTCCTTCTATCCCCCGATTATCCGATCCTACTTTTCCTATCAGGCTGGCGAACGCCTCGGGCATATTATACTGACGATTGAGGTCGTGAGTGAAACCGATGCCGGGATCATCGATCTCGAGATATCTGTCCCGGGTATGTAAATCGACCTTCTTGTCAATCCAGAAGAACTTTCCTTTGTCGAGCAGCTTTCTGATTTCGCGCTCAGAACGGCCGGAAATGATAGCCACCTCTTTTATCACCTTATCCCGTTTATATACATAGCGCGGCGTGCAGAAGATTGAAAAACACTGTTGCGAAGTAGCCAGAGGAATACCGTTTCGGTCATAAATATTCCCGCGTGCGCCCAGGAGAATAAATTTCTTTTCATGTTGATTTCTTGCCTTCTTCTCGTAATATTCATATCTTATGCACTGGATATAGAAAATATGGGAAAAGAAGAGTAATGAAACCAGAAAGAGTAAAAGGTGCACCACCCGCGCCCGTTTCATTTCACGACTCCCAGGATGTCATCCTCTTTTGGAAAGATAAAACCTCTTTCCTTTGCTGCAGCTTCGATATTGGCGAGATTTCCGAGATTCATTATTTCAAATTCGAAATTTTTTTTCTGGTTCTCCAATTCGATCACCCGGTTCTTCAAATTTTCCTTCCTCACTTCCAGTTTAACCAGCTCACTTTCTATATAAACAAGAGAAAACAGATAGATGACCACCGCTAAAAAGATCAAGAGCGCACGCATCTCTCACCGCATCTCAATTTTGCACTGCGCGCCCGCGGATTATCTCTGATCTCTTCCTGTGTCGGTGTTATGACTTTCTTGTTGAGTATCACCATCGTCCCCTCTTCCTTGAAACCGCGGAAAGTTCTTTTAACGATGCGATCCTCACCAGAATGGTATGATATTACAACAATCCTGCCTCCGGGATTCAATCTTTGAAAAGCAATCTGTAATGCCTGAGAAAGATTGGATAATTCATCATTAACCCAGATGCGGAACGCCTGAAAGACCCGGTGTAAATTCTTCTTAAGAAACCTCCTCGGTGTTGTTTTCTCAACCACCTTCCGAAGATCAAAGGTGGTCCTCAAAACCTTTTTATGCCTGTAAATCTCCGAACCGATTCTACGACAGTTACGTACATCCCCGTAGTTTTTAAGCACATCGATGATCTCCTGTTCCGATGCACTCTTGATCTTCGTCAGAAGAGAAGAGGTCTTCGGAGACATCCGCATCAACAGCTCACCTTCACGTTCAAAACTAAACCCCCTTTCAGGACTAACAAGTTGATGATATGACACACCGAGATCGAAGAGTACACCGTTCAAACCGCTGATCTTCTGTTCTTTTAGAATTAAACCTAAGTTTATGAAATTATCTTCAAAGAGTAGGCATCTCTTCCTGAACGGTTTGATTCTTTCCCGGACATAAGCGATCGCCTCCGGATCCCAATCGATTCCGATGAACTTCGCCCGCTTTGTAAGCTTCAACATCTCCACCAGATGACCTCCACCGCCGATCGTGCAGTCACAATAAACGCCTCTGTCTGTTTCAAGTTTCATAAATCTAATCACCTCTTTCAAAAGAACCGGTTGATGGAAAAGCATAATGAAGCAGCCTTATGTTCATCCCGTTTAACTACATGAAACTCTTTAATGCGGCTCTCTTGGACGGAAAAATCTCAAAGGGATAAAAACCGTACAGTCTTAAAATATCGTAGAGATACGGTGAGACATTTACAAGTTTAATGTCACCGCCGAGTTCTTTGAATTTTTTCTGATAGTCGATAAGCTGTCCGACGATCTTGTAGTTTATATGATTGACGCGCGAAAGATCGATAATGATGTTGAACTCACCCGCTTCAATCATACTTTTGAATTTCTTATCCATCACTTCAAACTGCTTCTCATCTATCTCGCCGCTCGGCAAGAAGAATGAAACCTTTTTATCTTTAATTGCCTCAATGGCCTGTACCTTCATCTATCCTCCTTCTTAAATTTTCGATGCTCTCAGCATCCTCAAGATAAAATTTCTCAATCTCTTTGCTGAACTTCTCATAGTTCTCAGGTGACCAGAGTGTAAAATAATCTATCTCTCCGACAATGACCACATCTTTTTGAATCCCTGAATGCTCGAGAAGGAAATTGGGGATCAATATCCTTCCCTGGGCGTCGAGGTGGTCTTCTTTGATACCGAAACTGAAATGGCGTCGATAACGCCGCGACTGCAGACGATCCATTGAAAGCGTAAGCAGTTCGGTCTCCTCGATCTTCTCCCACGTCCTTAATGCATAAACAGAAATCTCCCGGTCATATCCCGGAGTGAGAATCACTTTGCCTTCGGATTCGTGCTTCAACACACTCCGAAACTGACTCGGAATCGCCAAGCGTTTCCGCTCATCAAGGACATGCTTAAAAAAGCCTCTGAACCTAATATTCCCCATTTTTCCCCATTTTCTACCATTTTATACAT
This window of the candidate division WOR-3 bacterium genome carries:
- the murD gene encoding UDP-N-acetylmuramoyl-L-alanine--D-glutamate ligase, with amino-acid sequence MKKRVLLLGLGRANISVAEYLLKEGDELFLYEENLEVVSTDARRLLKTGKIKTHNEGNFDYDLVVTSPGFPPNKRIIKELTDRGLPVIDEIEFTYQHLNRPDVIAVTGTNGKSTTAALISNILASAGIKNFLGGNIAPGMPFSRALFLPHFEQYVLEISSFQLMRIRDFHAGIGVLTNISTDHLNWHSSFEEYKQAKFRLFKTQRPDDYAVLNFDDQLIKESVTEIRSQIIFFGGDLKADVCFNGDFRYKGEKLFPVKISELPGRHNLLNTLAAIAVAKIMGVDNESIRNGITSFKSLPHRLEELGVINGVRYINNSMCTNESAAIASFNAVKGDKIVIVGGRQKGNKGEKYLDLLVKKAKACIVLGENASCIADYFKTKRFDRFAVAEDMDDAVEKARGFAANGDIILLNPGFASFGYFRNFEERGAAFKDAAYRD
- a CDS encoding phospho-N-acetylmuramoyl-pentapeptide-transferase, whose translation is MLYWLLYPLKDVFGPFRLFGYITFRSAYAVVTAILIVLLFGKRFITFLKNRSIGQRIRDEVPESHKSKEGTPSMGGILILLSILISTLLFCDLTNPNIIILLTATIWFGCLGAYDDYIKIYKNKPRGLSIRTKLVFQIIYGIALGVFLYFFGPEGYATKTNLIFVKNYIINLGILYPIFVALVIVGTSNGVNLTDGLDGLAIGLIGIAALAYSALAYAAGHMGISEYLDIIFLKNGGEITVFCASILGASLGFLWFNSHPAQIFMGDTGALSMGAIIGTAAILIKQEILLIFVGGVFVIEAVSVLLQIIYFRRTGGKRLFKMAPLHHHFELKGLCEPKIVVRFWIVGIILLMFALSTLKIR
- the murF gene encoding UDP-N-acetylmuramoyl-tripeptide--D-alanyl-D-alanine ligase codes for the protein MFKEFMIKDISKMMHGKTGDGSLELIRGVSINSKEIKPGDLFFALKGEHTDGHLFVKEALSNGASAVVVEKSQKVGDEILVSDTLFALGELARKYRSLFHPTTIAITGTNGKTTTKNLISAIFKKKYNTLATKKNYNSLIGLPLTIFELSGDEDYLIVEIGTSNPGEIKRLCEIAQPDSGVVTNIGPGHLESFGSINGVKEEKLSLVKALPEGGFALLGEGLEDVKGKNIFNFSLEMADDISLTEKGSYFTYKNKEFFTNLLGLGNVYNCLCAVCLTSHFNIEYDFQRAALAEIKPESGRMEPIHCNDLLIINDTYNANPVSMKSAIDFTSVVERRRIFILGDMLELGRDSRLLHKNIGVYARKHCELLLTFGEQARHYKGVHFTDKRKLVRYLVDNLEGDELILVKASRGLHFEDIVFELLREL
- a CDS encoding UDP-N-acetylmuramoyl-L-alanyl-D-glutamate--2,6-diaminopimelate ligase encodes the protein MQLSRLVSVIGGEEHNMKDTDVLSLEFDSRRVTPGSLFIAVKGEKFDGHDFIEDAIKNGAVALITQRKLAVDIPQIVVKDSREAMAKLARRFYGGFEAVEKIGITGTNGKTTTAFLIYSILEQAGKKPGLIGTVYYMNSRKRIKAERTTPESLDIFKLLSDFERDGAEAVVMEVSSHALSLKRMEEIDLDVAVFTNLSQDHLDFHRTIEEYRAAKMRIFSLLKENGYAVYNIDDPALREIEELPVLNKIGYGLQKEGDIRAVLTEESIDGLRMEIFYGDKKYPVASGLIGGFNAYNILAAFTVGCALKQDPEIIIRGIEELKGVKGRMERVVDNIFIDYAHTPSAVGNVLTALRKYCRGRLLIVFGCGGDRDRDKRPKMGAVASERADYVFVTSDNPRSEKPSDIIDDILKGIKKDNYKVIEDRKEAIRYALSIKKDDDVLLVAGKGHEDYQIIGEKKIVFDDAEVIRECLKSL
- a CDS encoding penicillin-binding protein 2 encodes the protein MKRARVVHLLLFLVSLLFFSHIFYIQCIRYEYYEKKARNQHEKKFILLGARGNIYDRNGIPLATSQQCFSIFCTPRYVYKRDKVIKEVAIISGRSEREIRKLLDKGKFFWIDKKVDLHTRDRYLEIDDPGIGFTHDLNRQYNMPEAFASLIGKVGSDNRGIEGLELQLNSVLSGRSGFAIYQKDPTGDIFPYHNYPEKDPLPGQDVYLTIDFQMQAILYANLKEALMKEDAKYAAGVIIDPHTGEILALVNVGKKNDKRNHAVCDEFEPGSTFKLITLTYALLDGIKEDYVIDTEGGKYKIHGHTIHDYRNYGVVTFREAVAHSSNVAMVKISRNFDRKEFFLLMRDFGLGQVTGIELPGEAKGKVPAADKINDVEFATLVFGQGLTVNLLQLAFAYQTIANEGVLNKPILVSEIKDKKRTVYRSKPLRVRRVVDKELAARITDILCSVVEEGSGTGAAIDGVRVAGKTGTAQKVVNNRYSNSSVITTFIGYFPADDPDYLIAVMLDEPKKGLWASTIAAPVFRKIAQSIYQINSHQYAAK
- the rsmH gene encoding 16S rRNA (cytosine(1402)-N(4))-methyltransferase RsmH, with the translated sequence MLFHQPVLLKEVIRFMKLETDRGVYCDCTIGGGGHLVEMLKLTKRAKFIGIDWDPEAIAYVRERIKPFRKRCLLFEDNFINLGLILKEQKISGLNGVLFDLGVSYHQLVSPERGFSFEREGELLMRMSPKTSSLLTKIKSASEQEIIDVLKNYGDVRNCRRIGSEIYRHKKVLRTTFDLRKVVEKTTPRRFLKKNLHRVFQAFRIWVNDELSNLSQALQIAFQRLNPGGRIVVISYHSGEDRIVKRTFRGFKEEGTMVILNKKVITPTQEEIRDNPRARSAKLRCGERCVRS
- a CDS encoding anti-sigma factor antagonist; the protein is MKVQAIEAIKDKKVSFFLPSGEIDEKQFEVMDKKFKSMIEAGEFNIIIDLSRVNHINYKIVGQLIDYQKKFKELGGDIKLVNVSPYLYDILRLYGFYPFEIFPSKRAALKSFM
- a CDS encoding cell division/cell wall cluster transcriptional repressor MraZ, producing MGNIRFRGFFKHVLDERKRLAIPSQFRSVLKHESEGKVILTPGYDREISVYALRTWEKIEETELLTLSMDRLQSRRYRRHFSFGIKEDHLDAQGRILIPNFLLEHSGIQKDVVIVGEIDYFTLWSPENYEKFSKEIEKFYLEDAESIENLRRRIDEGTGH